In the genome of Terriglobia bacterium, the window CTTCTTGTCGACGTGTGGTGATCGCAAAACGCAAACTTTCTGGATGCGCGTCGGCAGCGGGATCGGCCCGGCCACGCGTGCTCCCGTTCTTTTTGCGGTTTCCACGATCTCGGCGGTCGAACGATCCAACGATCGATGATCGTAAGCCTTCAGTCGAATTCGGATTTTTTCGTTAGCCAGCATCAGGTTCCTTTATTGAGCGTTCCCTTGTGGGGCAGACGTCCCGTCTGCCGCTCTGATCACTAAAATTCTGTGTCTTCCTGATCCCTTGTTTGTGACGGCACGGGCCGACGGGATGTCCGCCCCACCGCCGCACTCGTTGCTATTGCAGGATCTCCGTCACCGAA includes:
- the rpsJ gene encoding 30S ribosomal protein S10, which produces MANEKIRIRLKAYDHRSLDRSTAEIVETAKRTGARVAGPIPLPTRIQKVCVLRSPHVDKKSREQFETRTHKRLLDILDPTQATVDALMRLDLPAGVDVEIKAFGHEHLK